The DNA sequence TTATATTACCAAGAGCCGGAACTTTGTCTGTCATCTTTTCCCTGGCAGATTTTGGTACAACCTTCCCGATTTATATATTCACATACTATAATTCTTGAAATTATTTATGAAATGGATGGATAGAAGCTAGCTCTAGGAGAGTCTATATGATGAATCTATATTCCAATTAAGTTCTAGATTATTAGggttttaaaatttattagtaTTTTGACAAAATGTTCTCAATTTCAAAAAGTGGCTGGTTATGGTTTGCTTGATGATCCTGGTCAGCTGAAGacgtaaataattattatagtATCTACTGTATATAAATTATGAAGCACAGAGGTAAAAGTCTTCTCTAGATAGAATactttgattaaaaataattcttctttatattttatgtaCTGAATATATACCCCGCCAGGTAAGAAGCCGTACCCGTTTTAGTCCTTTTCACCGCCCAAACAAACGGGGTAGCTAGCTGGCTATTTGGGTATAAATAAACTATTGAGAGAAGCAGGTTTCATTTTTTGCTGTGCTGCATAAGGGACCATTTGTCCTTTATCTACTTATCTTGACAAACACACAGTGAATTGCcatcatttttttccttttcattcTTTGTTATTTTAGGAAACCATcctaaacaaaattaattaaaccaTAGATTGCATTTCACTTTCTTAACAAAGGTCGTGTTTACTTGTTTCGTTTAGAGCTAAACTAGTTTCTTAATTAGTTGTTAGATCTTAATAAGATGCGAGGAAGAGGCAAACGCACTCACGAGCTACACATggccaatgttttatagttctTTTCATTATGTGATGGTGAGTTCCTTCGATGTTGCTTTCGTGGAGGACCGAGCATCCCAGGCGAAGGACAAGTGTCACCTAAACCGTTCATCTAGCATTTACTCTTTGCTTTGTACACGTGGCCTATTATTGCCTACAAACAGTGGGCCATTTCGGTGCCATGTCCCTTTCGTGAATCTGGAAGGGACTCGATTCTATCCGCTTCTCTTCTCTTCCCTTCTTAGTACCTCGGTATCTCCTACTTTTATATCATGATAAATGTATTTACAAGATATGTACTACCTCATTTTTTCGTTATATTTCAGGCCGTTAGTTCAAACTCTTCTAAACTCAAAGTAGTAGCAAGGATTATTATATTTGGCAATTTTGTGATTATATTTGACACCAGGCCACTACCTCTCATCATGAATAAGCATTCATTATATGTTCATGCATGTGTGCGTATTAGgatatttaatgtttttaaCGTGTTACATGTGCACCGCTACAATATTTAGTTTCTTGGTTAGCACCTAGCTAGTATCTAGCATTATTTATTTTGCAATGTAATTCTGAGTTGTACTTGAACAAAATTTAAGGATTGATTGTAAGCAATAAGTAATCACTAGTAATAACGGTTAACAATTGTGGTAAGAATTGGAGCGTAAAAAGCTAATAATTGCTAATATATATGTGGTGGGTACAGGTGAAAGTTTCTGATCTTGAAGGAAAAGTAGTGGGCCTATTTTTCGGTGCCAACTGGTACCCACCATGCCGTGGATTCACCCAAATGCTAGTTGGAATCTACGAGGAGCTGAAAAGCAGTGTCCCTCAACAATTTGAGATTGTGTATGTGTCCTCTGATGAGGATTTGGACGCCTTTAATGGCTTCTATGGAACCATGCCGTGGCTTGCAATTCCATTCTCAGATTTGGAAACAAAGAAAGCCTTGAACAGAAAGTATGACGTGGAAGGCATTCCATGCTTGATTATGTTGCAACCCGATGGAAGCAAAGACGATGCAACAATTCGCGATGGGGTTGAACTTATATATCGCTATGGAATCCAAGCTTATCCTTTTAGTAAGGAGAGGTTGGAGCAGTTGCACGAGCAAGAGAGAGAGAAGCGTGAGAACCAGACTCTCGCTAATTTACTTGCTAACCACCATAGAGACTATGTTTTGGGTCAAACCGGACTCATTCAGGTAAATTGCTCCAATTATTTCTTCATATCCTTTTGCACTTGTTCAGTTGCTTGCATGCTACTGTTCCAAGTTCCAACTTAGCTTGTTTATAGCgactagtatatatatatatatatatatatatatataacaatttcCTTGTATTCTTTTAGTTATTATACTCATTTCGTGAAAATATAATTGTAACATTACATTTTATTGTACGGATTATTTTAATGTGACAATTAATGACGTAGGgaatatcaaaaaaatataattaggtAGAAATTATAATTTGTGATCTTATTAGCGAATATTTTTATtcactaaaattagttactcaacaatataaaatatatattaaaatataaattaaattatacgtatatttatacattaataattaattttattgactaattttagtgtagGAATAATATCTGTGAAATTTTTACTCTAGCTAGCTAGTTGCTTCATTAGATTATAAGTTAATGGTCTtcgaacaaaaaaaaaaaaggggaattGACCATATTTATTCCCAACCTAGCTTATAGAACCCATTTATACGTAGGTTAACCTGGAAATAAATAAACTCTTGGTAGTTTGGATTCTATCATTTGTTTGTTTAACAGAAGGGTTGTTAATCAAAAAACAGGTACCTATTGCATCTTTAGTGGGTAAAACTGTTGGACTCTACTTTTCAGCGGAATGGTGCGTGCCATGCGCGAAGTTCACTCCGAAACTAATTTCCATTTACCACAAGATCAAGCAGGAGCTAAGTGAAAAGGGTTCAGAGGAAGACTTTGAAATAGTGCTGGTTTCCCACGACCGTGACAAAGCATCATTTGACTCTTACTACGGTACCATGCCATGGCTAGCTTTGCCTTTTGGGGACCCAGAGATCAAGAACCTCGCTAGGCACTTCGATGTGCAAGGGATTCCTTGCTTGGTAATCATAGGCCCCACTGGTAAAACCATAACGGGGCACGGGAGGAACTTAATAAACTTATACCAAGAAAATGCATACCCTTTCACCGGTGAGAAAGTGCTGCAGCTGGAGAAACAACTAACTGAAGAGGCGAAGGGGCTTCCAAGATTGGTGCGCCATGAAGGGCATAGACATGAGCTGAATTTGGTGTCTGATGGGAATGGAGGTGGGCCATTCATATGCTGTGTGTGTGATGAACAAGGATCTAATTGGGCCTACCAGTGTCTCGAATGTGGCTATGAAGTGCATCCAAGGTGCGTTACTAATGCTCCAGAACATGACAATAATGTCGTCGTGGGAAGATGACACCCCTAGCTAGGCCTAGTGGTGCTATGCATGCTGATGATAATGCTGATGATGATCATGGTTGATTACATTTAATTTCCTGTGTCAGTGGCCAAGAAAGAGGGTATAGTGAACCCTTGAGTTATATTTGTCCTAATCTATTTCACGGATTGagattctattttagaattGATTATATAGGATTTACATTTTATGTGTGGCTTTTCTTCTTGTTGCTATTATATGGAAAAGGAGAGTGACTTTGCTTCTACCAAAGGAATTGGAGACAAAGAGAGGATGAGAGTGACAACAGAAAGGAGATTAAGAAACTACATGTGCCTTGTGACATCGAATAATGACTAGAATTGTGGTTAATATGTTGCGAATTTTTAATTGAAGTGATATGAAAATTGACCTTAGAGAGGCCTTGATGTTGTTGATTAAACAATAGAAGACAATTAATCCTTTTATTGTCTTTAGAAACTTGATGGGAAATGTTAGGTAAATAATGACTACTTTTAACAATATGAACAATCACCAATCAAATGAAAATATACTACATCCTAATTTaatgttattaattaaatttactcTTTTAATCCTATTAATTCACATTGTTCACACATTGTTCAAAAAAGTTGTTGattacctatacttttccaaATTTGATTAAGATGAACGTtaataaacttaaaattttatatactatttgagtaaaatataaattttactgtcttattacatatttaaatttttttaataataaaatctaattaaattagtctaaattcaataaaaatcaattttattagtAAGAGTAATTCTTCACTAATTTAAATGTTTGTATTTTAcgttcttcttttattttttcgcGTGTTTCTTTTTCGtggttatttttttattgatgttgttgttctttgcatttttttttctactcCTCTTTATGGAGCATTATAAAAATgtgaaataagaagaaaaggaagtttttctccttctctttatAGTATTTTGCAGTATTATGAGAATGTGAAAtaagaaaatgatgatgatagtGATAATGAtcatgaagaaaaagaagagaaagaagatgagaaggaaaaagagttttgaattacgtaaaatttcttatttttttaactatgacatagaaattttttattttgacatcaaaattttttaactattacatattaattttttaaccgTGTCATTTCTAACTAAATGAGGTACTTTTCTTATCATTAAAATAGTTGGATGgtattaattttatatacaagagGTTTGGCCATTTTTATGCTGGAAAAAATTtgctaataaaaaattttcaaccataATTAGCCAAAACTTTCTATAATTTACTTCATTTATATAACTTAacaacaattttatttttttttatcttactCTCCTATCAATTCACTTATCATATTTTTATCAGTCCCATTTATTAATaacattaattataatattgatgagcggatattttatacgcttttgggagtaatttcatgtagattttagtatgttttagttagtttttagtatatttttattagtttttaggcaaaattcatatttctagactttactatgagtttgtgtgtttttctgtgatttcaggtattttctggctgaaattgagggagctgagcaaaattctgattcaggctgaaaaaggactgctgatgttgttggattctgacctcccagCACTCGGAATGGactttttggagctacagaagtccaattggcgcgctctcaattgggttggaaagtagacatacagggctttccatcaatatataatagtccatactttgcgcaaagataaatgacgtaaactggcgtttaatgccagttccatgttacattctggcgttgaacgccagaaacaggttgcaagttggagttaaacgccagaaacaggttgcaagttggagttaaactccagaaacagcccgggcacgtgagaagctcaagtctcagccccagcacacaccaagtgggccccagaagtagatttctatgttatccatcttagtttactcattttctgtaaacctaggttactagtttagtatttaaacaacttttagagacttattttgtatctcatgacattttagatctgaacttagtactctttgacggcatgagtctctaaactccattgttgggggtgaggagctctgcagtatctcgatgaattaatgcaattatttctgttttctattcaaacacgcttgtttcaatctaagatactcattcgcacttcaatatgaagaaggtgatgatccgtgacattcatcaccattctcaacctatgaacgcgtgcctgacaaccacctccgttctatattagattgaatgagtatctcttagattccttaatcagagtcttcgtggtataagctagaatccattggcagcatccttgagaattcggaaagtctaaaccttgtctgtggtatttcgagtaggattcatggattggatgactgtgacgagcttcaaactcgcgagtgtagggcatagtgacagatgcaaaaggatcaatggatcctattccgacatgatcgagaaccgacagatgattagccgtgcagtgacagcgcacctggaccattttcactgagaggacggatggtagccattgacaacggtgatccaccaacacacagcttgccatagaaggaaccttgcgtgcgtgaagaagatgacagtaggaaagcagagattcagaagacaaagcatctccaaaactctaacACATTCTCCATTACAGCGTAACCATTACTCTtttcatgctctttcactttttacaactaaaactaaagaaccctatcggtatcctgactaagaataataagataaccatagcttgcttcaagccaacaatcttcgtgggatgacccttactcacgtaaggtattacttggacgacccagtgcacttgctggttagtggtacgaattgtgaaaagtgtaatttacaatttcgtgcaccaaatatCATATTCCTTACTATTAGGCATTCTTGTAATCAATACTTAATATTTCCttttatgatttaatttttatatttaagaatacaataaagactaataatatttataaagaacGGTAATGATAATTTGTATTAAATGAgttaattgtaattaatttttttatttttgttaagtcATTTATCATCATTCAATAGAGATACAAAACCTGAAAGCTACCCTAATATGGTTTTATTTCCGttaattcaattattttcattcaaaattcacaactCTAAAACCATTTCAAGCacaattagaaatttaaaataGGCTAATGAATTTTATAAGAAGTCATCTTTATCATTGCAAATAGTATGGCAATTGAATTCGACCTTGATACAGTAGAAGGTGTTGATGAAGAATTTGAACAACAGACAGACTCACCCAATGAAGTTGTAGTCAGTCAACCAATTATTGAGAATATGAAAAATTACACTAGTTTTGATGAGGTATAGTAATAAActgatttttttgtgtttttatgtgtatttataattatattatactaCTATGTTCATACACATAATATTCATACGTTCATATACATAACATCCATAATTACATACAACTaacatctaaaaattaaattcatgtttattagatattacaTTCATGCACGTATCATTTTTTAGTTATTGCATAAGTAACTATAAAGTtaacacaaatatttttaaattttatcatatttaaattttaaaaaatatcaaatttttaaattaatttattcaattgatAAATTTACTCATAATATCCATAAATTCATACACATAATATCTATAATTTCATATTAATAACATCCATATTTGTACTCATAATATTCATAATTGCATACCTATGATGTCTATAATTAatgaatttttataattaatattatcaaattttaaactatacgtcttattgtatttttcaaattatctcATGTGTGCACTAGTAGgtcatgattttaattattttaatatttttatttaatattcatatgtatacttatttattgattttaatatgacgagttaataattatttttaaaaaattatttttaaatttttgtttatattttatattttaatttttattttttaatagtctatatgtaaaatataagtTGTATAGAAAAAgttgttgaaaatttttaatttaacttcTATAATTTTTGCAGAGAATTATTGCATTTAATGGATAATAATGTGATTGAGAAATATTAGGGATTTAAtttgagagaaattgaaattgattttggaaagaACATCAATAATTCCAAACATGCAGCAAAATGATAGGTGATAAGGAGAATAAGTGATAAGGAGGTGTATGTCACTTGCTTATCAAGAGAATGAAAATTTTTACATGATATTTctatattgtaattattttttgctACCTAGCATCactcttttatgttatttacaataaattaatatattttttagtttcaaaacaTATTTGAATGTATTTTGTTGGTTGAGTAGTTaagattttagatttttttttctttaaaaatttttttatgtcatttaccaAA is a window from the Arachis stenosperma cultivar V10309 chromosome 3, arast.V10309.gnm1.PFL2, whole genome shotgun sequence genome containing:
- the LOC130968713 gene encoding probable nucleoredoxin 2 isoform X2, encoding MRTVIMKEGTHEGVVKDNGNSDEVSSYNRFSQLLSSKDRDFLLSPTGTQVKVSDLEGKVVGLFFGANWYPPCRGFTQMLVGIYEELKSSVPQQFEIVYVSSDEDLDAFNGFYGTMPWLAIPFSDLETKKALNRKYDVEGIPCLIMLQPDGSKDDATIRDGVELIYRYGIQAYPFSKERLEQLHEQEREKRENQTLANLLANHHRDYVLGQTGLIQVPIASLVGKTVGLYFSAEWCVPCAKFTPKLISIYHKIKQELSEKGSEEDFEIVLVSHDRDKASFDSYYGTMPWLALPFGDPEIKNLARHFDVQGIPCLVIIGPTGKTITGHGRNLINLYQENAYPFTGEKVLQLEKQLTEEAKGLPRLVRHEGHRHELNLVSDGNGGGPFICCVCDEQGSNWAYQCLECGYEVHPRCVTNAPEHDNNVVVGR
- the LOC130968713 gene encoding probable nucleoredoxin 2 isoform X1 produces the protein MFYSSFHYVMVSSFDVAFVEDRASQAKDKCHLNRSSSIYSLLCTRGLLLPTNSGPFRCHVPFVNLEGTRFYPLLFSSLLSTSVKVSDLEGKVVGLFFGANWYPPCRGFTQMLVGIYEELKSSVPQQFEIVYVSSDEDLDAFNGFYGTMPWLAIPFSDLETKKALNRKYDVEGIPCLIMLQPDGSKDDATIRDGVELIYRYGIQAYPFSKERLEQLHEQEREKRENQTLANLLANHHRDYVLGQTGLIQVPIASLVGKTVGLYFSAEWCVPCAKFTPKLISIYHKIKQELSEKGSEEDFEIVLVSHDRDKASFDSYYGTMPWLALPFGDPEIKNLARHFDVQGIPCLVIIGPTGKTITGHGRNLINLYQENAYPFTGEKVLQLEKQLTEEAKGLPRLVRHEGHRHELNLVSDGNGGGPFICCVCDEQGSNWAYQCLECGYEVHPRCVTNAPEHDNNVVVGR
- the LOC130968713 gene encoding probable nucleoredoxin 2 isoform X3, whose protein sequence is MLVGIYEELKSSVPQQFEIVYVSSDEDLDAFNGFYGTMPWLAIPFSDLETKKALNRKYDVEGIPCLIMLQPDGSKDDATIRDGVELIYRYGIQAYPFSKERLEQLHEQEREKRENQTLANLLANHHRDYVLGQTGLIQVPIASLVGKTVGLYFSAEWCVPCAKFTPKLISIYHKIKQELSEKGSEEDFEIVLVSHDRDKASFDSYYGTMPWLALPFGDPEIKNLARHFDVQGIPCLVIIGPTGKTITGHGRNLINLYQENAYPFTGEKVLQLEKQLTEEAKGLPRLVRHEGHRHELNLVSDGNGGGPFICCVCDEQGSNWAYQCLECGYEVHPRCVTNAPEHDNNVVVGR